From the Vulpes vulpes isolate BD-2025 chromosome 15, VulVul3, whole genome shotgun sequence genome, the window ATTTTGCCCGCGTGACCTCCCTGAGCCGAGCAGGTGCTCCcgtccgccctcctccccccacagGGGACGGGCTGGCAGGTGCGCAGCGCTGAGACCTGGCGGACGCCCAAGGCCGACACGTGCCGTGCCGAAGTCCCCTTGcgtccccatccctccaccccaggcccctgcaAGCCCCGACTCTGTCACTACAGTTAGGTCTTTTCCAGAAAGTCACCTACATCCGGTGCCCAGCCACCCGGGGCTGCTTCCTTCACTGGAGGGGCAGGTGCTTGGGCGGGACGCGGCCTCCCGCAGGGACGCACCAGGATCCCGCCATCATGTCGTGGGAAGGACACTTCCTGCGCCTCCCGTGCTTGCGGGTATGAACACAGCTGCTGCCCCGCGCGGAGGTTTGCCCGGCCAGAGCGTCTGTTTGTCCCGAGCACACCCGGGGGTGGCGCAGATGGGCCACAGGGAGGCCGTGTTGGGTGGAACATGAAACCGCCCAACTCTTTTGCAGGTGCCTGTGCCATTTGCGCCCCCACCCGTGGCGCGGGGCAGTTCCCGGTCCTCTGCATCCTTGCCGGCCTGGACGtgccaggtttttaaaattattacatattaGCCATTGGTGTGCGCTGGCATCTTACCGGATTTAGTGTGCGATGCCCTGATGCCCAATGCCGAGCCGAGATTCCTTACCACGCTGACTTGCCACGATGTGTCCCCAGGGGCTGTGTGACACTGCAGTCCCCCGGCGCTGTTCGAGCGCCCCACTCCCCGCGTCCCCGCCAGCGCCGGGCGTGGTCAGCCTTGTCCCCGGTGGCCCTTCTGAGAGGCCCCTAGGGTGTCTCGCTGCGGCTTCAGTCTGCATCTCCCTGATGAGTAATGGTGTTGGGCCTTTTTCACGTGCGTATTTGCCATCTCGGGCGTCTTTTGGGCGTTTCTTCAAAGTTCAGGCCTCTTCCTTTTTTAGGTTTCCTTGACATTGCATTTTGAGAGCTCTTTCCGCATTTTGGAATATGAGTACAGTTGACCCTCGAATAATGTGGGAGTGTAGGGTGCCAACCGCCTCGCGCTCTGACTGCCCAGAAACCTGACTGCTCACAGCGTCCTGTGGACCCGGAGCCCTACTGACAACGCAGAGTCCATGGACACATCGACTCGTGagccagagaagaaaatgttcGTACAAAAGTcaacaggaagagaaaacacatgcaCGGAAGGACGTGTATTTCCTGGGAACACCGCGTCTGAGTGGGCACCAGCCGTCCACACcgtgttgctcaagggtcagctGTGCTTTGCTCAGATGTGACTTGCGAATATTTTCTGCAACTCCGTGGCTTCTCTCTCCACGCTCTTCACAGCGTGGTTTCAAGAGCAAAATGGTTTAATATTGGTAAAGACCAACttatcagttttcttctttttcggATCACGCTTTTGGTTCTTAAGCCTAAGAACTCTGCTCAACACAGAGATTTCAGCAGGATTCCCTCTAGTGATTTCTTCCTAATGCTTAAcatgtttacattttacatttaggtctatgatccatttttattgaatttttatacTAAGTGTCAGGTATGGGTCAagtctcctttctctgttttttttttttttgtttgtttgtttgttttttttttgcatttgggtCGTCCAATTGTTCCCAGTACACTTCTTTCTTTAACTTGACTTTGCAATTCTGTCAAAAATCAGCTGACTGTATTCATGGGGATGTATGtgtctattctgtttcattagtCTACGTGATTATATCCCTTTGTCAACATCACGTcgtcttgattactgtaactttataggAAATTTTGAAGTCAAGAGGtgaagtcttccaactttgttcttcattttcaaatgatgTGGATACTTGAGCTCCTTtgcctttccaaatatttttagagTTAGCTTGCTCATATGGACGGGAAGCTCCTACCGGGATGTGCATCGGGATTGCCTTGACCCTATTATAGACCAGGCTGGAGGTCACTGACACCATAACAATATTCCAGCCTGTGAACATGGTCTAGCTCTCCCTTTACTCACATCTTGTTTAGTTTCTCTCATCAGTATTTTGATAGTCCTCATTATGTCCATATTCATGAGATGTATACCtaagttttcattatttattctattgCAAATCACacctttaaacaaaatttttcaatTCCAATTATTTGTTGCtactatatagaaatgcaattaattttaattattttagacttGCACACTTcaaccttgctaaactcactGATAGTTCTAgaagatttgtgtggattctTGGGGACTTTCCATGTGGACAGACATATCCTCTGTGAATAGAGAacattgtatttctgtttttttaaaagattttatttatttattcttgagacacacacacacacacacagagagagagagagagagagagagaggcagagacagaggcagaggcagagggaggatcaggctccatgcagggagcttgatgtgggacttgatcctgggactccgggatcatgccccaggctgaaggcaggtgctaaactggtgagccacccagggatccctgagaccatcatatttcttaatttctatatgcatgccttttctttctttttcttgtttgttgcATGGATAGGACTTCGGTATGGTGTTGAGTAGGAGCAGTGAGAGAGGACGTCTGtatcctcttcctcatctttaCAGGAAAGCTCTCAGGCTTTTATAGCTAGTTATGGTGTTGGCTGTAAGTTTTTAACAGATGCCTTATATCAGGTCCACAGTGTTTTCCCAATTATTCCTTGCTCactttagtcttttttaaaacgACTAAACAAGGTGGGACAGTTCCCCCTTCATTCTATGAGGTTTTCATTCTCCTGATAACAAAGCCAGTCAAAGACATGATAAGAACAGAAAACACAAaccaatatccttcatgaacaGTGATGCAAAAGACCTCAACAGAACACTAGCAATATGAATTCAGCAGCATAGTCAAAGGATTATATGCTACAACCAAAAAGGATCTATTTCTGGAATTCAAGGATGGTTCCACATGTGAAAATCAGTCAATAGAAAACCCCACATTCCCAGAGTAAAGAAAAAAGTACACGATCCTCTCaactgatacagaaaaagcatttgagaaaattcaaaactctttcatgatgaaaacactcaacaaattaggaatagaaggaactatatcaacataataaaatatatatgtgaaaaccCCGCAGTAAACATCATACTTAACGATTAAAGacagcttttcttctaagatcaggaacaatacaGGATGCCCACTTTTACTGCTTCTAAACACCACAGTactggaggctctgggagagtaattagacaataaaataaataaaagcagtctaaattagaaaggaaaaaatgaaatcaccTCTGTTCACAGATGCtatgatcttatatgtaggaAATCCTAAAGACCTGCTAGCACTAGGAATGAATTCAGAAAGATGGCAAGATACgaagtcaacacacaaaaatgagttgcatttttatacactaataataaacagcccaaaaaggaaattataaaaacaattccacttacaattgcatccaaaaagaataaaataaagggaattaaCCACGGAGGCAAAAGCCCTGTAtgatgaaaactaaaaaacattgCTGACAGGTGGTAAAGAAGACATGATTCAAAgggaagacattccatgttcacagGTTGGAAGGCTCAGGATTGCTAAGACGTCaatactacacaaagcaatctacgGAGGTGATACAATCGCTATTGAAATCTCAATGATGTTTTTTGCAGAAACATTAAACCCCTGAAACTCACATGGAATCTCTGTATAGTCAGAACAATTCTGAAAAAACAAGGCCAGAGGACatacacttcctgatttcaaaaccacAAAGCTATGGTAATTAACACAGGGTGGTACCGGCATAAAACGGCGGCCATGTAAACTAATGGAATAgcatagagtccagaaataaacctccaCATTCAGGTAAAATCGTTTTTCAAAGGGTACCAAGtccattcaatggagaaaggacagtctttttaaaaaatggtgccagGAAAACCGACTAtccacatgcaagagaatgaaggacccctacctcacaccacacacaaaaatgaactcaaaacgGATCCATGACATAAATggaagacctaaaactataaaactcttggaagaaaacaaaaacacaggatGAAAGCCTCACAACACTGGGTTCCACACTGATGTCCTGGATATGATAGCAAGGCACagcaacataaaaaataaaaaacttggacTTCacgaaaattttaaatattttctcctcaaaAGACAATACCAATAGAGAATAAAACATAACccagagaaatgggagaaaacatttgaaaatcacgTTCCGCTAAGGGATTCCTATCTAAAATGTTCAGAGAATTCCCAAAACCCAATAACAAAAAGCCAAACCATTCCATTCAGAAACAAGCAATGGACttgaatagacagttttccaaagacgTACAAGGTATGTGACCAATgagcagatgaaaagatgctcaacatggctcatcattagagaaatgcgCATCAAAAGTCCAATGAGAAGCCAGTTTACACCCATTAGGatcaatatataatatttatgtaaatattatcaAAAGGAGGAGATagtgtatatgatatatatgcaaGAAGAAGAcagcaagtgttgatgaggatgtggagaaattgaagcCCTTGGGGGTTGTgagtgggaacgtgaactggccATGGCCACTGTGGAAATCAGTACGATGGTTCTTGAAAAGATGAACAGTAGAATTGCCACACTGTCCAGCACTTATATGGGCATATGCTCAAGAGAACTGGAAGCAGGCCTTCAAGGAGATCCCTGACAGCCGTGGTCACAGCCGCATCATTCACAAGAGCTAAAGAGTCAAGCAGCCCAAGCGTCCACTGAGGCATGAGTAGAGAAGCAAACGCAATCCCGCCCGTGGAACATTGTTCAGCCTTAAAGAGGAAGCAAGTCTGACTCCAAGGCCGGTGAAGCCTGAGGACCTCGCGGCCGGAGACACAGGCCAGTCACAGAGAGACAACTACGACGTGACCCACCTTCTCTGAGGTGCTcggggacagaggagggagggtgggcgCCAGGGGCGGCGGGACGGGCAATGGTGAGTCTGTGTCCCATGGGGACGTGGCTTCATTTTCCCAAGAATGGAAGAGTCTGGGGGACGGGTGGCGGGATGGTCGCCCCATGTCAAGAACGTGCTTAGCACCCCTGAACTGTGTGCTTGAAGATGGTTAAGACGGTAGACGTGGTGTTCCGTGCATTTGGCATCaataaagacaaatttttaaaaagaataagaggaAGGGAGCGATCACACCCTGAAGAGATGTGGAGGAAATTTACACACCTGGGCGGGAATGAATAAGCCACCCACGGAGTCCCCGCGCTCTCTGTGCGTCCTGCCCTAGGATGTCCCTGGAAGGACCCAGGGTGGAGATGCTATGCCAGCAGGTGCCGTGGGCTGcacaggaggggtgggggggggcacagagTGTCCCCGGACGGTGATGGGGACCCCAGACCCAAACACTGGCTGCCTGTGCCTCCCCCAGTGCCCAAGGCCATCTGTGAACTTGAGGGTGCCCGGAGCTCCTCTGGGGTGACCTTCCTGCATGGGGCTGGAAATATTCTGCAGGAGGTGAGAGCCCCAACGGCGATAAGCACCTTGtgcctttccttcccctctgTGCTTCTCCTGTGCTCCTTGGGCCCCCGACCTGACACGCTGGCTTCAGGGTCTTGTCAGGGCTGAGTTGGCCCAGGTGGGAAGGTATCCAGTTCCTGTTATCCCATCTTGGCAGCAGCAGTGCCACCCCAGCCCGCCACCTCTCCATGGAATGAGCAGAGCACACGGGAGGATCCCAGGGGGACCCCAGgaggaccccaggacccaggggctGTGCTGCCTGCGGCCCCCAGGCTGGCTTGTCCGGGCCGTTTTGCCCAgctggggtggtgggtggagTTGGCCCCGGGGCTAAGCCCCCCAGGCCACACCCCGTCTGTAGGTGGCCAGCCTCGGGAGCCCCGGGGACGCATGTGGGGCCCAGCAGCCCTGACCATCTGCGCCAGGGCGGGAATCccaccccgcggccccgcccaGAGCAGTTGGGCTGCGGCCCTTGGGGACCTCTCATCGCTCCTTCCAGAAATGTTCATGCGGGAAGGGACCACTGTCGGGTCCAAACCCTGGGACCCCACACCCGTGAGAATCAGATGAAAGGAAGCAGGTCAGCCGGTCAAGTGAGTTTATTGAGGGTGCCCAGGGAGGTGCGGACAGGTTGGAGAGGAGGTCAGGTGACCCGAGCAGAGGAACTGGGAAAGAAGGCAGGTGACCCAGGGCAGGTGGAGGTGCATCCTggaagcaggatccctggggaGCCGCGGGGTCAGCGTTCTTaggagggaggaggtgaaggTCAGGTCAGGAGAGTGGACACCCGGGGGGACCGCATCCTGGGTGGGGGCAGCCACCTAGTACAGGTGAGGGCTGGGCTGAGGGGTGGCTGGGAGGCCCATGGTCCCTGGGTGGGGCTTAAGCCCAGTGCCCCGGGGGCACGTGCCCTATCAGCGGGAGCACCTGGGGCGGCACAGCAGGGACACGCTGGAGGCCTGGGGGCGGCAGCTGGGCTGgcaaggggagggggtggcgcaGCAGGCAGGCCTGCCCATGGGGCGGCAGAGGAGGGACACGCAGGAAGAGGGtctgcaggggctgggctggcagcagggggaggcctggcagcagacgggcttgcagcagacaggggtgcagcACACGGGCTTGCAGCACACGGGGGTGCAGCAGACaggcttgcagcagacaggggtgcagcagatgggcttgcagcagacagacacacagctgtcttcctggcagggggaggagctgcagCAAGAGGGCTGGCAGCTAGACTGCTGGCAGCAGGGGGAGGCCTCACAGCAGACaggcttgcagcagacaggggtgcagcagatgggcttgcagcagacagacacacagctgtcttcctggcagggggaggagctgcagCAGGAGGGCTGGCAGCTAGACAGCTGGCAGCAGGGGGAGGCTGAGCAGGGGGAGGCCTCACAGCagacgggcttgcagcagacaggggtgcagcacacgggcttgcagcagacaggggtgcagcagacgggcttgcagcagacagacGCACCGCAGCCCTCctggcagggggagcagctgcCGCAGGACGGCTGGCAGGAGCCGGGGCAGgctggtgggcaggggctggaccCGCAGCTCGCGGGGGTGCAGAGGAGGGTcaggcaggaggcgggggcgCAGCAGGGGGGTTCGCAGTAGCTCTCGGGACAGTCGTCCACCTGCCAGGAGGGGTTGGGGCAGGAGTCGCCAGAGCCGGGCAGGCAGACGCGGCTGCCGTAGCTCAGGTCGCTGGAGCAGACGGACAGGGTGGAGGCGGCCATGGTGTGGGTGCTGGGGCGGGGTGTGGGTGCGGGTGAGTGTGTGGGTGCGGGTGTGGCTGTGAGTGTGCGAGGTGCTGGGCCGTCGGCTTTTATACGGTCCTGGTGCGTGTTGTCCTGCGTAACTGAGGACACTTCCCCTTCCTTGTTGGTGTTGGGAGCTGGTTTTCAGGGACCCCTCATTAGGGctgctttatttttccagaaGATGCCACCCAGCTCGTAAAAGTCCTGCCCGTCAGATATGGAAAAGCATATATacaagagggaaaggagagaatggaaATAACTCAATATTATGCAGACTTATGCcttattttttagcatttttttttttaatgttgggtCTTTTAgtctgcttttgctttttattagatCGGTATAGTTTGGTTAATTAACCAGTGatttagttttacatttaaactagaattaatcttttttcttcgatgatatttatttctttgccttttttaaaaaaaactactttcaGTTTTAGATGTTTTGTCTGTTCTATTTAGAGCTTCATCACCATGGCCATATATATTTCCCTTAAAATACTGTAAACAAATATACTAGGAGTGCACCATTTTAATCTTTACTAGTTATTGTGAATTGCTGTGTAAGTTAATAAATAGATTCGTAAATACATTGTTTGCAGGAAGAAAATTTCTGAGTTACAGCTCAGGAAAGGCCTCCTGAATGTACGTTGTAAGTATTACTAACACAGTGTACAGATGAGAaggcaacaaaaataattcaTCCTCCTTCAGCCCCTCATTGCAACAAAGCCCTTAACTGGGAGAACCTTAttcccctctttcctcttccttctccaatCCCCACTTATTGTCACCTTGTAATATCAGAGAGCACTGGGATTACGGGTCTGAATAGAGAAATGCTTTCAGATAATCATTAGCCCACGTACCAGTAACTTAAACTCAAAGATGGGATGGAGTGTAAAGTGcttttataatacaatattattgttaAAGGCAAGGGTtgactctttgttttattttgacatGGCATGTccgaaaataaataacaattcaatatggaaaaaaaaaatgtcctgccCGTGTGCTGGGTCCAACATTCCTATTGATTGGAGGGCATGGGGGGGTCTGGCCAGGGTTGAACCGAGGCTGGGGTGCAGTGGCCGCCGCCTTGGGGATGGGGTGCCGGGGGAGGGGGACTTGGGTTCTGGCCTCCGCGGTGATTCCCATCTCTGGGGCGGGTGATCCCTGTGATTTTGCATTTGTTACCTCGTCCGCAGAGATGAAGGGAGGCTGAACGCATACCTGGGAGGGCGCTGTCCGGGGTTAGGGCCGGCTGTCCCTCCCCGGGCACCGTGGTCACGGCGTGGTGCAAGGCTGCGGCCCAGGGAGGGGCCGGCCTCGGGCGGAGGGGTTCTGTCCCTGGGCCGTGACGGGCTGGGCCTGTGCTGGCCAGGCAGTGGCCCCAAGCTCGGGGCGTGTCCCCTTTCCAAGCTGTGGGTCCCTGGGCCCTGCAGCTCTGGCCTCGCAGCTTCATGGTGGTGCCGGGCGAGCGGCTGCCCGGGCCGGCCTTGGGGGGCAGCTTGTTGCgtttcctttccctcctcactCGGACCCTCATGCCGTCTGCCTGGGGGGCTGGGCCGGGAGTCCTCTCCGTGAGCCCTTGGGACACCCCTGTGGGCTATTCAGTGTCCGGGCAGCAGCCCCTGAAGGCTCTTCATAATCGGCACCTccgggggccggggctgggcctGGCCGGGGTCCCTGCAAGATGGGGAGGGGGACAGATGGACAGGTAACAGGCGGCAGGTGCCTGGGGGGGCTCGGGGTATCAGCGAGGCCAACTCGCAGGGGTCCTTGATGTCTCAGTCCCTGGGAGGGGGGCGTCTGGGGGCCATGCCAGGGGGCCTGGGGTGGCTGGGACAGCAGGCAGACCCCCAGGGGGTTAGAGCTTCCATCCTcggccggggttgggggtggctgGACCCGACTCCTTAGCTGGATGCAGCtgaggctttaatttttttattttttaagatttttaaatttatttattcatgagaaacacagggaggggggtgcagagacacaggcagagggagaatcaggctccatgcagggagcccaacctgggactcgatcctgggacccccggatcagggcctgggctgaaggtgacactaaacggctgagccaccggggctgcccttattttatttttatcataatttttattttacgtTGTCTCAGTGACACCTGAGACCAGAATGCTTAGAAATATgaagatttggggatccctgggtggctcagcggtttagcacctgccttccgcccagggtgtgaccctggagtcccgggatcgagtcccacgtggggctccctg encodes:
- the LOC112909556 gene encoding uncharacterized protein, whose protein sequence is MAASTLSVCSSDLSYGSRVCLPGSGDSCPNPSWQVDDCPESYCEPPCCAPASCLTLLCTPASCGSSPCPPACPGSCQPSCGSCSPCQEGCGASVCCKPVCCTPVCCKPVCCTPVCCKPVCCEASPCSASPCCQLSSCQPSCCSSSPCQEDSCVSVCCKPICCTPVCCKPVCCEASPCCQQSSCQPSCCSSSPCQEDSCVSVCCKPICCTPVCCKPVCCTPVCCKPVCCTPVCCKPVCCQASPCCQPSPCRPSSCVSLLCRPMGRPACCATPSPCQPSCRPQASSVSLLCRPRCSR